A region of Anolis sagrei isolate rAnoSag1 chromosome 2, rAnoSag1.mat, whole genome shotgun sequence DNA encodes the following proteins:
- the F2RL2 gene encoding proteinase-activated receptor 3 — MKSLVFLTTWLLFMSSSLCQKESKYDNHTVYNNSGPKTFHSTVQDGYENIPYSCIEGVKRTIQIKDNKCTSVNSNISTLKITNVTKEYFTSSLSTKLIPAIYIAVVLIGVPSNAITLWTLFFRIRSVRTAIFYTNLAISDFLFCIMLPFRITYHLNGNNWLFGEAMCRITTAIFYGNMYCSTLLLTCISLSRYVAIVHPFTYRNLPKQLLSTFTCGTVWTIVFLYMLPLITTKQSYTLEQLNIITCHDVSNNCETWAHLQHYYFIFLAVGGFLIPLCIVIFCYVSIIRTLKAYNLKWFWYIKISLLILSIFAVCFTPSNILLIAHHMNNYYNSKDSLYGSYLIALSLSSLNSCLDPFLYFLMSKINSKNNVACLTTIKTIRRGQT; from the exons ATGAAAAGTTTGGTTTTCCTGACAACTTGGTTGCTCTTTATGTCTTCTTCTCTATGCCAGAAAG AAAGTAAATATGACAACCACACAGTGTACAATAATTCAGGCCCTAAGACTTTCCACAGCACTGTACAAGATGGATATGAGAACATACCTTATTCATGCATAGAAGGAGTGAAAAGGACAATTCAGATCAAGGACAATAAGTGCACCTCAGTGAACTCCAACATCTCAACTCTGAAAATAACCAATGTCACAAAGGAATACTTCACCAGCTCCCTGAGCACAAAGCTAATACCAGCTATATATATAGCTGTTGTTTTAATAGGAGTGCCATCAAATGCCATCACTCTATGGACGTTGTTTTTCAGAATAAGATCTGTTCGTACTGCCATATTCTACACAAACTTGGCTATTTCAGATTTCCTATTCTGTATCATGCTGCCATTCAGAATCACCTACCACCTCAATGGCAATAACTGGTTATTTGGAGAAGCCATGTGCCGGATCACGACTGCTATCTTCTACGGTAACATGTACTGCTCCACTCTACTTCTCACTTGCATCAGCCTTAGCCGTTACGTGGCCATCGTTCATCCATTTACTTACAGAAATCTGCCTAAGCAACTCTTATCCACATTCACCTGTGGGACAGTATGGACGATCGTTTTCTTATATATGTTACCTTTGATCACAACAAAACAAAGCTATACTCTGGAGCAACTAAATATCATTACCTGCCACGATGTGTCTAACAACTGTGAAACCTGGGCACATCTCCAACATTATTACTTCATTTTTCTAGCAGTAGGTGGATTCCTGATTCctctttgtattgttattttttgttatgtttcAATTATTCGGACACTCAAAGCTTACAATCTGAAGTGGTTCTGGTATATCAAAATCAGTCTCCTTATCCTTAGCATTTTTGCTGTGTGCTTCACTCCCAGCAATATCCTATTGATTGCTCATCATATGAATAACTACTATAATTCTAAAGACAGTTTGTATGGCTCTTATCTTATTGCTTTAAGTCTAAGTAGTCTGAACAGTTGTCTTGATCCATTCCTTTACTTCCTGATGTCCAAAATTAACAGCAAAAACAATGTAGCTTGTCTcaccacaattaaaacaatccggAGAGGACAAACATGA